A stretch of the Longimicrobium terrae genome encodes the following:
- a CDS encoding RCC1 domain-containing protein, with translation MRRPSPSVRACAAAVLSVLAACADSTPVAPVEAGAPAPLVRMDCTASVRARSLRCEPGQGGAAGVSTNLIVGGQGVYVRMGSANTAYDGSAIFQADVTVQNLLGQPMGTTDGVTVDPGGIQVFFASGPAVTSGTGSVEVDNEDGTADFLGGDAPYFRYVERLTTEQTSAARQWRFSVPATVQTFAFSVYVSAPVPQQNALRMIDTKPRTLAAGGFHSCGLVPSGDGFCWGPNDDGQLGRGAPDSVPRPVDRGYIWRTIAGGRFHTCGITRDDVAYCWGDNQTGQLGDGLEDDNNVPSPVEGGRSWQQMDAGAGHTCGVTTAGQAFCWGDNNAGQLGVGHMTNTRVPEPVSGGRVWVAVDAGTDHSCGITRGGAAFCWGDDSQGELGTGGGPSTVPVLVAGNHSWRSVTAGEDYSCGVTSLGVAMCWGSDLSGRLGNGAAPDVSTPQPVDGEMEWAWASAGRETSCGITTAGAAYCWGDNGNGEVGDGTEEDRDAPAAVPGAGQNVTQIDNGDYHTCSVNAAGSLRCWGYNAQGQLGNNSTATSFSPVAVSGVLTWAP, from the coding sequence ATGCGCAGACCCTCGCCGTCCGTGCGCGCCTGTGCCGCCGCCGTCCTTTCGGTGCTGGCCGCGTGCGCCGACAGCACGCCCGTCGCGCCGGTGGAAGCGGGTGCGCCCGCGCCGCTCGTGCGGATGGACTGCACCGCCAGCGTGCGCGCCCGCTCTCTGCGCTGCGAGCCGGGCCAGGGCGGCGCGGCCGGGGTGAGCACCAACCTCATCGTGGGCGGGCAGGGCGTCTACGTGCGGATGGGGAGCGCCAACACGGCCTACGACGGCTCGGCCATCTTTCAGGCCGACGTCACTGTGCAGAACCTGCTGGGCCAGCCCATGGGCACCACCGACGGCGTCACGGTGGATCCGGGCGGCATTCAGGTGTTCTTTGCGAGCGGGCCGGCGGTGACGTCGGGAACGGGGAGCGTGGAGGTGGACAACGAAGACGGAACCGCCGACTTCCTGGGCGGCGATGCACCCTACTTCCGCTACGTGGAGCGGCTGACGACGGAGCAGACGAGCGCCGCCCGGCAGTGGCGGTTCTCGGTACCGGCCACGGTGCAGACGTTCGCCTTTTCGGTCTACGTCTCCGCGCCCGTGCCCCAGCAGAACGCACTGCGGATGATCGACACCAAGCCCCGCACGCTGGCGGCGGGCGGCTTTCACAGCTGCGGCCTCGTCCCCAGCGGCGACGGCTTCTGCTGGGGCCCCAATGACGACGGGCAGCTGGGACGCGGCGCCCCCGACAGCGTGCCCCGGCCGGTGGACCGGGGTTACATCTGGCGCACCATCGCCGGCGGGCGCTTTCACACCTGCGGCATCACCCGCGACGACGTGGCGTACTGCTGGGGCGACAACCAGACCGGGCAGCTGGGCGACGGGCTGGAGGACGACAACAACGTGCCGTCGCCCGTGGAGGGCGGCCGCAGCTGGCAGCAGATGGACGCCGGCGCGGGCCACACCTGCGGCGTGACCACCGCCGGCCAGGCGTTCTGCTGGGGGGACAACAACGCCGGGCAGCTGGGCGTGGGGCACATGACCAACACGCGCGTGCCGGAGCCCGTGTCCGGCGGGCGCGTGTGGGTCGCGGTGGATGCGGGAACGGACCACAGCTGCGGCATCACCCGGGGCGGCGCCGCCTTCTGCTGGGGCGACGACAGCCAGGGCGAGCTGGGCACCGGCGGCGGGCCCAGCACCGTCCCCGTGCTGGTGGCGGGCAACCACTCGTGGCGGTCGGTGACGGCGGGGGAGGACTACAGCTGCGGCGTGACCTCGCTGGGCGTGGCGATGTGCTGGGGGAGCGACTTGTCGGGGCGGCTGGGCAACGGCGCCGCGCCGGATGTCTCCACGCCGCAGCCGGTGGACGGCGAGATGGAATGGGCGTGGGCCTCGGCGGGGCGCGAAACGTCGTGCGGCATCACCACGGCGGGCGCGGCGTACTGCTGGGGAGACAACGGCAACGGCGAAGTGGGTGACGGAACCGAGGAGGACCGCGATGCCCCGGCAGCGGTTCCCGGCGCGGGGCAGAACGTGACCCAGATCGACAACGGCGACTACCACACCTGCAGCGTGAACGCGGCGGGCTCCCTGCGGTGCTGGGGCTACAACGCCCAGGGCCAGCTCGGAAACAACTCCACGGCCACGTCCTTTTCCCCCGTCGCCGTCTCCGGTGTCCTGACCTGGGCCCCCTGA